Below is a window of Acanthochromis polyacanthus isolate Apoly-LR-REF ecotype Palm Island chromosome 18, KAUST_Apoly_ChrSc, whole genome shotgun sequence DNA.
tctccctttaaataggcagactgactgattatgagtttggaaacacctgtgatgtcaattaaatgacacacctgagttaatcatgtcactctggtcaaatagttttcaatcttttatagaggtaccatcatttttgtccaggcctgtttcattagtttgtttttttaaataattatgttaatcaacaattcaaaagtaatggctgtttttgattatttaattttcaataaatttttatttattgttacttttgtgagtttcaagtgatttcagtgagaattgtgggtttttccttctttaactgaggggtaccaacaattttgtccacgtgtgtaactgtgCCTCCTTGGCGGtgtaaaaaagtgtaaaaagtgTAACAGTACAATGAGATGCGATGAAGGATGGAACAATATTCACATATTATTACCATATCATACTttctttatgtgttttttgttttttttagagtaAGTGATGAATTGCAGATTCCATCCAAACAGGGAGTAACTGGTTCGGTTTGAAATCCGTTGTTGTCGTTGCAGGTTTCCGTCCTGCTCTCTCTGCCaggtcctgttttttttctgaggagTGTGTGGTCCTATCTGTGCGAGCATGTTCCCGTCTTTGTGCCGTgttcctccctctccctctctgtatATGGGGCCCTCACCTCGAGGCGAGTCGATCCTCTTACAGTAATACCATTGCCTAATCTCAGAGGCGTATCAGAGGGAGCTCAGAGCGCTCGGCACTAATAGGTTCACACAAATGGGAtctagtcaaaaaaaaaaactcccaatCCTCCTGCCACTGTAAATATGGAGAGCATTATCTGAGTCCGCCCGGAGGCCTCCGATGTGGAGCCGATGCAGATTTGACAGAGACAGATAgcggccaaaaaaaaaaggaaaaatgaaaaaggatgaTTTAACAAGCTGTTAACATGCAGTAATTTTATTGGTAGTAGGGATGAACCCAGTCAAAATTCAACTTTTAAAAGCTCTCTGGAGTCTTATTGCTTTTGAGAACCAGTTAgattattaaaacaaaacacataaataaatgttcagTCTTGAGAGTGGAAATGAAACATGTAGATCTGGTGAGAGCCATAAGAGTGAGGACGACTTCAGAAAGATCACGAGAACGTTTTTGGAATGTAAGAACTCCATTAAAAATTAGGATATTTTGCAGGAAAATAGGTCGATTTGGAGAAAAAACTAAGGACGTTTTAGGAAagggaagacattttttttcaagctttctggaaatgcaaacattttagaAACTGAGGAGCTTTTTGGAAAAAGATGTCAGTTAGTCTGTGGAGACCTGTAAAGTTAATATGCTTCCACTTGTTTTTGGCACATGAGAGGAGTTTAGTAAAATACAAACCATTTGGAGAAAAAACTAAGGACATTTATGGAAAATAGGAACATTAGGAAAAATTAGTGTGAGAAAATGAGAAACTTGTAGGAAAAATGGGTATTTGGGgacatttggagaaaaaaattaaggacatttttgGAAAGCGAAGACATTATTATCCAAGTTTTCTGGAAATTTTGCCCTACTGCAACCATTTTAGACACTGTGCTTTAGGAAACTGAGGAGCCTTCATCCCTCTGAAGCCTTGACTGATCAATCAATAGCCAGAAAATCCAAATATTTTGgaactgagattttttttttaacaaaattcaatctctgtcatttttacactctgagggccgggTTGGACCGTCTGtagggctgcatgtttgacaccccagaTCTATCAGTTTTTAGCAAGATTAGCTCTAATTCAGCATAAATATGTCCTTAAAACTAATCTTTTCTGCAATTTTCCTCATTTATTTTGTcgtttaataaaaacacaaagacaggtGAGGCCATGAACAATGCAAATTATGATGCAGTtataatttaaaatgcaaagaaatgaaATCAGTCCCACTTTTACGGCTTTTTTGCGTtgattttcttttgtattttgtatttgtttgcttCTTGCAATTtctagattcattttttttattcctgcaCCAGGTGATCGTGGTAAATGTCACAGAAGGTGCagttattaaaatatttgagCTTCTAATAAATGTTTCTAGTGACAGTAACCTCATTTAGAAATCTTTCATCGCCTGAAAACTCCCAATTTAACCTTTTATCACTGCTGGAATCGAGTcagattttgaaaaaaactttacacaaaccgacaaaaagCTCAAAGGAACACATTGAGTAATAAATTCTATTAATAATCCTTAATATTTATAGACTAACATggttaagttaaaaaaataccCTAAAAAGAGTTTTATTCTCTAAAATGAAAGTATATTTTGGTGCACAGTTACAAATCCTGTGTGCTAAGTCGCTTGTTTTATATCTCTATCAAGCATCTctttaaaataaactgatttgtccatttaatatttattacattCATGGATTTTGCATGTCTACTATTACCTTAAATGTTATTCCACCTGATAAAGCTGTGGTTTAGTTATGTTTAAATCAGTGAATTTCTAAAACAGAAGCGCTGCTGGCTGGAAAAAGCACTCATAGAAACAACAATACATCgttttattctgtattaatGCAATTTAATAAATCAGCGCAAACCAGAAATGCTCAAGACTGTGCAAAAATAACGACTTCCTGTGAATAAATACTGATGTATTAACAGGAAGAGGAGTGGATGTGTGCATTTAAAGCTGTGAATTAAAGTCAAAAACACTCAGAATCATGGAGTTTTATCACTGAGCCTCTAAACTGCTCCGTCAGAAGAGGAGtcaggaataaataaatgagaaaacatgGACTCAAACGTGATCATAGAGCGACGCCTAGAGGCTGCAAACAGAAATGCTTTATTCATCAGACGGCACAGACATTTATAAACCTCCATCAGGATGGatataaacacaaatatgtGGTAAATAAACAGAAGGAAACACATCTGTAACTATGCATGAAATGATGTACAAGAACATTCATTTCTATCTGTTCAACCCACTCATTTCAGTTTATGTCTGTTACATCATGTTTTTGACAACGGTATTTTCATTTAGATCCTCAAAGTTCCTctcatttaacattttgtacatgaaaataatcccatcGCATCTTATAGTGTCTTACATGTAACTCTACACTCTTGAAGTGACAATTAAAGTAATTAAACACACCTGAGATGTCTCACCGGTGAACCCAAACAAGCCCTGAAATGAGGAAATTATacacaaaaggtgcaaaaaaaggcaaagtattacaaaaatgagacacaaaatgacaaaaaaattagacaaacgacatgaaataaaacaaaaaagagacaaaaatcacacagaaaagttataaaacgacaaaaaatggacaagaacaggacaaaaaatgacaaaaaaaggaacaaaatgacaaaaaaatagacaaaaaacacaaccgagacaaaaataaaaacaaaatgacaaaaacgatgtacagaataacaaaaacatgagacaaaaaataacaaacaagaaacaaaatgactaaaatgactaacaaaaaagacaaaaacaagacaaaatattacaaaatgacaaaagaacaatgaacaatccagtattttactttatgatcaaaacaacttgtcatggtccggaaattatttcaaatttacaGTTTACAAATTTACTTCTGATTAGTCCAAATTGTACTTTAATGAAATTTTAACCACATGTGcattatttgatttgatttaaactATAATGTGTCATAACTGAGTCGGTGCAGGTTGGGGTTTTTTCACGTCTGCTTTGTACTTTTCTCCAAAACACACATTCCTATGGTGACATTTTATGCTAAAAGAAGCACAAGATAGTAAATTTACATTGATTATTCTGTCTAGAAAACTTTTTAGGACCATGTAAGaccaaaatatgcaaataatCTTCCCCACATTGGTGATTTTGCAAGATCTAAATGATTATTCCATTGTACAAAGTGttgcagaaacatcacaatagtaaaaacaacagagacaaataaaactttttccGTAGAAAACATCATCAGCTGTTAATTCCTGCCTACAGGACCTGAACTGTACATCCATAACCAACCAAAAACCCAGCATAGAGAGGCTGagtgaatgtggtctggactctgtggatcAAAGTCATGGTGTcagagactctgtagaaggacagaataCCTGCACTGTGATCCAGATAGACTCCGATTCTGGAGGACCGAGGACCTGAGATGGGAGTTATGATGCTGTTGTGTCTGAACTCAAAGCGATTGTTCACACAGTACAAGGCCCAGGATGTGGCATTGGTCCCAAATCCACTTTTGAACAACATATTTCTGCTTGTGTATGAGACTGCGACTGAAACCGCGTTCCCAGACcagtccacctcccagtaacaccGTCCAGTCAAACTCTCTGCACTCTGGACTTGATGATCGTCGATGTCACCTGGCTGTTGATTGTCTAGCTCTAACATCAACTTCATCATGCTGAAAGATGAAGTTTCCTCCACTCTTGCCTTTCTGCTGAAAAGAGACAATGAAATCAATCcgtttgctctgtttttttccagtgtgaagCGACGTGAATATTTCAGGAACTCATCTCTTGTTTTGGGTACTCCTTGTGGACTTTCTTGCATCTTTAAGATCCACTTCTCACTAAGAATGTCCTGTAGTTTTTCTCTGGCCTCCGACACAGCTGCTGTTACAACTTCAAAGCATAGTTCAGGATCAGTTCTGATGCTGGGAGACTCTTTAGAATCAGAGAGATTTGACATTAGGGGATAATCATGTAGAAACTGGATGTGGTCTTCTGTTTGTGAGAGCTGCTCCAGCTCAGAGCTGATCCTTCTCAACTCAACAAGCTCCTGCTTCAACTTCTCCTCAAGATCTCTGACTTTTCTCACCTCATCTGTCTGCTTggatctgatctgctgcttcACATCAGAGTTTCTTTTCTCAATCAGACGGATGAGATCTTTGAAGGTCTCCTCACTGTTGGCTACAGCTTTGTCAGCAGACTGATTGATGACCTCAACCTCCTGCTGAAGCATCCTcacatctttctctctgtcctggattctctgctggatCTTCTCTTGATTCAGTCCAACAACTCGTTGCTTGTCCTTCCATTCTCCTGCAGCTGAAACTATGTCGTGACCTTTATGTTCATCCAAGGAGCACAGATAACAGATACACTGCTGATCAGTGCGGCAGAAAATCTTCATCACCTCATTGTGACcagagcagatgttctcctgaagCTTCTTGGATGGGTCCACCAGCTTGTGATTCTTTAATGCAGCAACATGATAGTGAGGCTGGAGGTGTTGGTCACAGTAAGAGACCAGACACTGCAGACAGGACTTGACAGCTTTCAGTTTCCTCCCAGTGCAGAAATCACAGGACACATCTCCAGGTCCGGCATAGCAGAGATCAGCTGGAACAGATTCAAGTCTGGTCTTCTTCACTTCCTCCACTAAATCTGCTAAAACGGTGCTTTTCTTCAGATCAGGCCTCGATCTGAACATCTGTCTGCACTGAGGACAGCTGTAGATATGGTTCTGATCCTCTCCATCCCAGCAGTCTTTAATACAGTCCATACAGTAGCTGTGTCCACAGGGAATAGTCACCGGATCCTTCAGTAGATTCAAACAGATCGAACAGCTGAGTTTCTCCTGGTCCATCTGAATTCCTTGCTGTGCCATTTCACCTCTCAGAGACGCTGAATGTCAGATAGCTTCACTTCCAGAAAACCTGATCTGTTACTCTTCACATTCACTCTCTGGTATGACTTACACGGCACAGCATCTTGGTTACACCCATCTGTAGACTAGAGATCTGTGAAGGGTTGCAGGAAACACATGGACTGGATGTGATTGGTTGTTCTTGGaagcaggaagaggagggaagagTTCTCAGGTTTCACCACAAACCAGGAAGAGGAGCTTCTGGAGCAGCTTAATGTTTCTGTAGCCACTATTGAAAGAGTTTGTGACACCAGATTGGATGAATTCAACCTAAAAGTACATCCTGCTCACAGAGTACAACCTCAGCTGATGCTGCTTTATGTCTTCAAGTGCACCTAGTGATGACTGATCGAGGCTTCGACACTTTATTCAAACATAGTTCACTACTCAAGGCTTCAATGACACACAGTGTTCGAGTAGGACATCTAGTggtcattaaaatgaaatgctaTTGAGACATGTTATTGATTGGTTCATGGATTGTGTTGGATTAAATTCGCCTTGCACATTCCTATTCGACTACACTAGATGATTGTATGGCTTCTAGTggatacaataataataatattagcaGTGACAATAATGACAATGACTACTGAAGACCCTGTTTCTTATTTGGCATGTCTGTTTGTATTCTTATATGCTCTTCACTTATGCTTTGTGctatgaaacatttaaatggtGCTGCTACATTCATGAGATGCTCTGCAAATACAAACTGATGTAATTTTCACAAGGCGTTTGTACAAATACTGATTAGGAATTTTGGCAAGATATGTTTTGGGGTTCATTGGTAAAGAGGTTCATGGGTGTGAGGCTGTGCGTGTGTAACTGGTTTTGAGATTATATTAAGAGTTTATCTGATGTTTTCGGACTCAAGCGGTGAAAGCACTTAACTACTTCGAACGTCACTGAAGTGCGTCAAAAGTCATGAGTCTCGTGACCAAACCAGGCTTCGGCACAGTGCTTTGATATATTTGTTTCATGAACTAACGTGCATGTGTCGGAGCCTCGAGTGTCAGAGGAGCATCACTATTTATACCCTCCAGAGTTGAGCCTGTAGTGCATCATCAGTAGAGAACATCCACATGATAAGTGGCTGCAGCTTCCTTTTataatatttctttaaactCCAACCTGTGAGCAAAGGAGCTGGTCAGGGAGTGAGGAAATCAAAGGACTCATCTGAAActatttctttctgctgctggaactCACATGTTTGTTGGGTTTGTCATTCTTTCACCACCAGGAGTCTCCCTCGGCTCAGTtttccctgattttttttttttttttttttacactttcagtCCTTTATCATGCAGTCATTTTCTCTTAAAGAACACTTACTAAAAGCTTTCAGGGATTGGTTCTACTCAAGTGTCCAAGTGAGCAGATAGACAGATTTACCTTCACAAATGGGcacatgttctgttttttaaagtttgtacACCacggaaacaaaacaaatgtcctGTTATTTTCAAGAGTTATATCAGAAAACTTCCTTCACTGTGGACACACTGTTGGAGAGAATTTCATGTCTTAAAATTCCAAAATCTTTGGGTAAATAGCTGTGAATACATTTTCTGTAATATACTGTTGTTGGACAATTGAACTGGATCAACAGGAAACACTTGTAGAAGTCTCAGATGAATGTGGATCTTTTTAAATTATGGATTTATGCTTCAAAAAATGGAGACAGACTTCAAATATCTGTTATATTCACAGTGCAGCTTTATTACAGACAGTTCATGCTGAGAttcatcctctatacaccgctttatcctcaatAGGGTctcggggggtgctggagtctatcccagctgactctggtgaaggcaggggacaccctggacaggtcaccagtctgtcacagggctacatatacagacacacaatcacactcacattcacacctacgggcaatttagagtaatcaattaacctcagcatgtttttggactgtgggaggaagccggagtacccggagaaaacccacgcatgcacagggagaacatgcaaactccatgcagaaagatcccaggaaagccgggaggtgaactggggatcttcttgctgcaagacaaaagtgttaaccactactgcactgtgcagccctgagaTCCAGGGTagattaaaacacagattttactgAGTAAACTCATGAGAACTTAATTATTAAGTTCTCAAGACTCAAGGTGAGGTGTCCTTCAAAATCAAATCCTATTCATtgtattattaataaaacagaaaaatccgTTGGAGTTAACTTAGACACTGAGATTACAATAGAAACAACAGGCAGTTGTTACCTGTGTGTAAACAGGGCTTCTTTGTGCAAAGATCAATCTGTGCTTATTTGTAAAAGTCTTGGTGAGACCAGTGAGGGACAAATTATTCACAAGCTGTCCCTAATTGCCTGCTGTACCTAATTATGTTTAATTGTCATGCCATGTTTCGACTGTATTGAAGACACGATTTAAAATTCATGGAGAACTTCAGAGTCATGATATAAGACTGTAAAGTGGAGGAAAAGCACCAATGTGGAACAGGGAGGAACCTGACATGACAAACCAGCTCAGGAAAGGCCTCAGATCTGAGGAAACAATGAGCTCTGCTAAAGTAGCAACACAATACAGGGTGGGGACGCAATATAAATTATAGTGTGTTTTTTAACATCACCGGTTTTATTCAGTGGGCGACCTCTGTGTGAACTGCGAGGAGACACTATCTGACTCCTGAAGTGGGTGGTAATTTTAAAAAGGTTTTAGATAAACATCCTTCCATTGTTTTACCCACCCCTGTGATATTATTACTGAGAATTTTAACAGTAAATCACGACTGGCCCTCGATACTGTCGCACCAGTAAAAACCAAAACCATGCACACAAAACCTGCTCCTCCATGGCAAAATGGACAACCCAGGAAACTCAAACAAAATTGCAGGGTGGCAgaaagaagatggagaaaaaac
It encodes the following:
- the LOC110946436 gene encoding tripartite motif-containing protein 16-like — encoded protein: MAQQGIQMDQEKLSCSICLNLLKDPVTIPCGHSYCMDCIKDCWDGEDQNHIYSCPQCRQMFRSRPDLKKSTVLADLVEEVKKTRLESVPADLCYAGPGDVSCDFCTGRKLKAVKSCLQCLVSYCDQHLQPHYHVAALKNHKLVDPSKKLQENICSGHNEVMKIFCRTDQQCICYLCSLDEHKGHDIVSAAGEWKDKQRVVGLNQEKIQQRIQDREKDVRMLQQEVEVINQSADKAVANSEETFKDLIRLIEKRNSDVKQQIRSKQTDEVRKVRDLEEKLKQELVELRRISSELEQLSQTEDHIQFLHDYPLMSNLSDSKESPSIRTDPELCFEVVTAAVSEAREKLQDILSEKWILKMQESPQGVPKTRDEFLKYSRRFTLEKNRANGLISLSLFSRKARVEETSSFSMMKLMLELDNQQPGDIDDHQVQSAESLTGRCYWEVDWSGNAVSVAVSYTSRNMLFKSGFGTNATSWALYCVNNRFEFRHNSIITPISGPRSSRIGVYLDHSAGILSFYRVSDTMTLIHRVQTTFTQPLYAGFLVGYGCTVQVL